Proteins encoded by one window of Mycolicibacterium sp. ND9-15:
- a CDS encoding amidase family protein — translation MTADVALWPAHRLAEGIRRREFSSRELLDLYLDRIARLNPSLNAVVTLDPDGARRAADAADAAVARNEVVGPLHGIPMTVKDTFDTAGMRTTCGVPAWDRVPERDADAVRRLRDAGAIIFGKTNVPAMAADWQTFNSIFGVTNNPWDTSRSTGGSSGGAAAALAAGLTALELGSDIAGSIRLPSNWCGVCGHKPTWGIVPQLGHLPPPPGALSIPDLAVTGPLARNVTDLQLALDILAGPAANDAIGWRLELPPARASTLTKLRVATWLDDPAYPLEREVAVVLGSAVTALADAGANLVDAAVPVSLPEVVGLHMELLYPLMDALSDLRHRDWLRANERREMMRTQMRNYFRQVDALLMPVAMVPAIAHDHLEPMADRVLALAGGTRSYLDLFGWVGLPTVAYLPATAVPVGRTANGLPVGIQIVGPHLEDRTTLAVAREIERELGGFVPPPEH, via the coding sequence ATGACGGCTGACGTCGCGCTGTGGCCCGCCCATCGGCTGGCCGAGGGTATCCGTCGTCGTGAATTCTCCAGCCGCGAGCTGCTCGACCTCTATCTGGACCGCATCGCACGCCTGAACCCGTCGCTGAACGCGGTCGTGACGCTCGACCCTGACGGCGCTCGTCGCGCAGCGGATGCCGCGGATGCTGCAGTCGCGCGGAACGAGGTGGTCGGGCCTCTGCACGGGATACCGATGACCGTCAAGGACACCTTCGATACCGCGGGCATGCGGACTACGTGCGGGGTGCCGGCGTGGGACCGTGTGCCCGAGCGCGACGCCGACGCGGTACGCAGGCTGCGCGACGCCGGCGCGATCATCTTCGGCAAGACGAATGTGCCTGCGATGGCCGCCGACTGGCAGACGTTCAACTCGATCTTCGGAGTGACGAACAATCCGTGGGACACGTCGCGGTCCACCGGAGGCTCGTCGGGCGGGGCGGCGGCCGCGCTAGCCGCTGGTCTGACCGCCCTGGAGCTTGGCAGTGACATCGCCGGGTCGATTCGGTTGCCGTCGAACTGGTGTGGTGTGTGTGGACACAAGCCCACCTGGGGTATCGTGCCGCAGCTCGGCCATCTACCGCCGCCTCCGGGCGCGCTGTCGATCCCCGACCTCGCCGTGACGGGGCCGTTGGCACGCAATGTGACGGATCTTCAGTTGGCCCTGGACATCCTGGCGGGTCCGGCGGCGAATGATGCGATCGGGTGGCGCCTCGAGCTGCCGCCGGCGCGCGCATCGACGCTGACCAAGCTGCGGGTGGCCACCTGGCTCGACGATCCGGCCTATCCTCTAGAGCGCGAGGTCGCGGTGGTGCTCGGTTCGGCGGTGACGGCGCTGGCGGATGCCGGCGCGAACCTGGTGGACGCTGCGGTGCCGGTGAGCCTGCCTGAGGTGGTAGGGCTGCACATGGAGTTGCTGTACCCGTTGATGGACGCGTTGTCGGACTTACGCCACCGAGACTGGTTGCGGGCCAACGAGCGGCGCGAGATGATGCGAACCCAGATGCGGAACTACTTCCGTCAAGTCGATGCGTTGCTCATGCCCGTGGCCATGGTGCCCGCCATTGCGCACGATCACCTCGAGCCGATGGCCGACCGGGTGCTGGCGCTCGCCGGTGGAACCCGTTCGTACCTGGACCTTTTCGGCTGGGTCGGCCTGCCGACCGTCGCGTACCTTCCTGCCACGGCCGTGCCGGTCGGCCGCACCGCGAACGGCCTGCCCGTCGGCATACAGATCGTCGGACCGCATCTCGAGGACCGCACCACCTTGGCCGTCGCCCGCGAGATCGAACGGGAACTAGGCGGATTCGTGCCGCCTCCCGAACACTGA
- a CDS encoding cytochrome P450, with protein MDSGEPLARTADSDLETDRKRNRYHFDRHTPEYRLQFEKITEEMHTRCPLAWTDTYNGHWVAAGSKEVFELARCPAVSNHHDITGETPFQGITIPKASRATVVRGGILEMDEPEHSAYRGALNPYLSPAAIKRWEPFVDEITRAALDEHIESGRIDFVEHLANVVPAVFTLAMMGIELKKWNVYSEPTHASVYTPEHSPEREKINEQHREMGIDIINNMMEIRENPRPGLVNALLQLRIDGEPAPDIEILGNLGLVIGGGFDTTTALTAHALEWLGEHPDERERLSRERDTLLQPATEEFLRFFTPAPGDGRTFAEDVEVEGQQFKRFERLWLSWAMANRDPSVFEKPNDVILDRKGNRHFSFGIGVHRCVGSNVARTVFKSMLTAVLDRMPDYVCDPEGTIHYDTIGVIQGMRNLPATFTPSKPLGPGLDETLEKLQRICNQQELARPITERKEAAVIA; from the coding sequence ATCGACAGCGGTGAGCCGCTCGCGCGAACAGCCGACAGCGATCTCGAGACAGACCGCAAGAGAAACCGGTACCACTTCGACCGGCACACCCCGGAGTACCGGCTGCAGTTCGAGAAGATCACCGAGGAGATGCACACCAGGTGCCCGCTGGCGTGGACCGACACCTACAACGGGCACTGGGTCGCCGCTGGTAGCAAAGAGGTGTTCGAGCTGGCCCGCTGCCCCGCCGTGTCGAACCATCACGACATCACCGGCGAAACGCCCTTCCAAGGCATCACGATCCCGAAGGCCAGCCGCGCCACCGTCGTTCGCGGCGGCATCCTGGAGATGGACGAACCCGAGCACAGCGCCTACCGCGGCGCGCTGAACCCCTACCTGTCGCCCGCGGCGATCAAACGCTGGGAACCGTTCGTCGACGAGATCACCCGCGCCGCACTCGATGAGCACATCGAGTCGGGACGCATCGATTTCGTCGAACACCTCGCGAATGTGGTTCCCGCGGTGTTCACGCTGGCGATGATGGGCATCGAACTCAAGAAGTGGAACGTCTACAGCGAGCCCACGCACGCCTCGGTGTACACGCCGGAGCACTCACCCGAACGCGAGAAGATCAACGAGCAGCACCGCGAAATGGGCATCGACATCATCAACAACATGATGGAGATCCGGGAGAATCCGCGGCCCGGGCTGGTGAACGCGCTGCTGCAGTTGCGGATCGACGGCGAGCCCGCACCCGACATCGAGATCCTCGGCAACCTGGGCCTGGTCATCGGTGGCGGTTTCGACACCACCACCGCGCTGACCGCGCACGCACTGGAATGGCTCGGCGAGCACCCCGATGAACGGGAACGGCTCAGCCGAGAGCGTGACACCCTGTTGCAGCCCGCCACCGAGGAGTTCCTGCGTTTCTTCACTCCGGCGCCCGGCGACGGCCGGACCTTCGCCGAGGATGTCGAGGTGGAGGGCCAACAGTTCAAGCGATTCGAGCGACTCTGGCTCTCGTGGGCCATGGCCAACCGTGATCCGTCGGTGTTCGAGAAGCCGAACGACGTCATTCTCGATCGCAAGGGCAACCGGCACTTCAGTTTCGGCATCGGTGTGCACCGTTGCGTTGGGTCCAACGTGGCGCGGACGGTATTCAAGTCGATGCTGACCGCCGTGCTGGACCGGATGCCCGACTACGTGTGCGATCCCGAAGGCACCATCCATTACGACACGATCGGGGTGATCCAGGGCATGCGTAACCTGCCCGCCACGTTCACTCCCAGCAAGCCGTTAGGTCCCGGCCTCGACGAGACTTTGGAGAAGCTGCAGCGCATCTGCAACCAACAGGAACTGGCCCGGCCGATCACCGAGCGCAAAGAAGCGGCCGTCATCGCCTGA
- a CDS encoding ferredoxin — translation MKVSVDQSRCQGHTLCAMIAPDSFVLDDVDGHSSPVNEVVPADQEDLVREAAHSCPEQAIIIE, via the coding sequence GTGAAGGTTTCGGTGGACCAATCACGCTGCCAGGGGCACACCCTGTGCGCGATGATCGCACCCGATTCGTTCGTCCTCGACGACGTCGACGGCCACTCGTCACCAGTGAACGAAGTGGTGCCCGCCGACCAGGAGGACCTGGTGAGAGAGGCTGCGCACTCATGCCCGGAACAGGCCATCATCATCGAATGA
- a CDS encoding mycofactocin-coupled SDR family oxidoreductase has translation MGRVQGKVAFVTGAARGQGRSHAVRLAEEGADIIAVDLCENIDTIGYPMATSEDLEETAAFIEKTGQRVVTAKADVREASQLRAALEDGIAQLGGLDIVVAQAGVAGMKGQPPLQAWIDVINTNLIGTINAIQVSLLHLKEGASIIATGSTAALMDTHQKNDPGNDPGGMAYVHSKRALSAYVHDLATELAPRGIRANVVHPTNCNTNMLQSEPMYRSFRPDLEKPELKDAEPVFYVQQAMKVPWVEPEDISNAVLWLASDEARFVTGAQLRVDAGGYLKWYDYHN, from the coding sequence GTGGGACGCGTACAGGGAAAGGTCGCATTCGTCACCGGCGCGGCGCGCGGGCAGGGACGGAGCCATGCGGTACGGCTGGCTGAGGAGGGCGCCGACATCATCGCAGTCGACCTCTGCGAGAACATCGACACCATCGGCTACCCGATGGCCACGTCCGAAGATCTCGAAGAGACCGCGGCGTTCATCGAGAAGACCGGCCAGCGCGTGGTCACCGCGAAAGCGGACGTGCGCGAGGCCTCCCAGCTGAGGGCCGCGCTCGAAGACGGTATCGCCCAACTCGGCGGGCTCGACATCGTCGTCGCGCAGGCCGGCGTCGCGGGGATGAAAGGCCAACCGCCCCTTCAGGCTTGGATCGACGTCATCAACACCAACCTGATCGGAACGATCAACGCGATCCAGGTGTCGCTGCTGCACCTCAAGGAGGGTGCGTCGATCATCGCGACCGGGTCCACCGCGGCGCTGATGGACACCCACCAGAAGAACGACCCGGGCAACGACCCCGGCGGCATGGCCTACGTGCACTCAAAGCGGGCGCTGTCGGCCTACGTGCACGACCTCGCCACCGAGCTCGCGCCGCGCGGCATCCGGGCCAACGTCGTGCATCCCACCAACTGCAACACCAACATGCTGCAGAGCGAGCCGATGTACCGCTCGTTCCGGCCCGACCTCGAGAAGCCGGAGCTCAAGGACGCCGAGCCGGTGTTCTACGTACAGCAGGCCATGAAGGTGCCGTGGGTCGAGCCCGAGGACATCAGCAATGCGGTGCTCTGGTTGGCCTCCGACGAGGCTCGCTTCGTCACCGGTGCGCAGTTGCGCGTCGACGCGGGTGGCTACCTCAAGTGGTACGACTACCACAACTAG
- a CDS encoding SDR family NAD(P)-dependent oxidoreductase, which yields MKNAVVTGGGSGIGQAVAHRLRADGMHVATLDINSSDADFAYTADVTDRAQVDEALNAIRAQLGPVTVLVNAAGLEKFKRFADLKFDDWQRVIDVNLNGVFHCIQAVLPDMIEAGWGRIVNISSSSTHSGQPYMAPYVAAKSAVNGLTKSLALEYGPSGITVNAVPPGFIDTPMLRKSEERGYLVVQQNIDTTPVRRIGKPEDIAAACAFLVSEEAGYITGQILGVNGGRNT from the coding sequence ATGAAGAACGCCGTCGTGACCGGAGGCGGTTCCGGGATCGGTCAGGCCGTCGCGCACCGTTTGCGCGCCGACGGTATGCACGTCGCCACCCTCGACATCAACTCCTCGGACGCCGACTTCGCCTACACCGCCGACGTGACCGACCGCGCTCAGGTCGACGAGGCGCTCAACGCCATCCGCGCGCAACTGGGTCCGGTCACCGTTCTCGTGAACGCCGCCGGGCTCGAGAAGTTCAAGCGGTTCGCGGATTTGAAGTTCGACGACTGGCAGCGGGTCATCGACGTCAACCTCAACGGAGTCTTCCACTGCATCCAGGCTGTGCTGCCCGACATGATCGAGGCCGGCTGGGGTCGGATCGTGAACATCTCGTCGTCCAGCACCCATTCCGGGCAGCCGTATATGGCGCCCTATGTGGCGGCCAAGTCAGCGGTCAATGGGCTCACCAAGTCCCTTGCCCTGGAGTACGGACCCAGCGGCATCACGGTCAACGCGGTGCCGCCGGGCTTCATCGACACCCCGATGCTTCGTAAGTCCGAGGAACGCGGCTATCTGGTGGTGCAACAGAACATCGACACGACACCGGTGCGCCGCATCGGCAAGCCCGAAGACATCGCTGCCGCCTGCGCGTTCCTCGTCTCCGAGGAGGCCGGGTACATCACCGGACAGATCTTGGGCGTCAACGGCGGCCGAAACACGTAG
- a CDS encoding aldehyde dehydrogenase family protein, with product MREATTFSGRQTSAGTIGVDRRLLIDGQLLETSRTFPSVNPATGEVLGYAPDATVDDAEAAVAAARRAFDETDWSTNTGLRIRCLEQFHRALVEHRNELAALTVAEVGATEALCQGAQLDSPIEIVRYYAELLKSYPMTEDLGNIESRGMQHHRWVEKEAAGVVAAIIAYNYPNQLALAKLAPALAAGCTLILKSAPDTPLITLALGELIANHTDIPAGVVNVLSGADPEVGAALTTSPQVDMVTFTGSTPTGRRIMAAASETLKKVFLELGGKSAAIVLDDADFTTAALFSAFSMVTHAGQGCALTSRLLVPRKHHDEIVELVRNNFGLVRYGDPAAEGTYMGPLISKKQRDKVDGMVQRAIEAGATLVTGGEKVDPGYFYTPTLLTDVDPDSEIAQEEVFGPVLVVIAYDDDDDAVRIANNSIYGLSGAVFGSQERALALARRIRTGTFSINGGNYFSPDSPFGGYKQSGIGREMGTAGLEEFLESKTFATVVG from the coding sequence ATGCGGGAAGCGACCACCTTCTCGGGCCGACAGACTTCAGCCGGAACCATCGGCGTCGATCGCCGGTTGCTGATCGACGGACAACTGCTCGAGACCTCCCGGACGTTTCCTTCCGTCAACCCCGCCACCGGCGAGGTGCTCGGCTACGCGCCGGACGCCACGGTCGACGACGCCGAGGCCGCCGTGGCCGCGGCGCGCCGCGCGTTCGACGAGACCGACTGGTCGACCAACACCGGCCTGCGCATCAGGTGTCTCGAGCAGTTCCACCGGGCGCTGGTCGAGCACCGCAACGAGCTTGCCGCGTTGACTGTCGCCGAGGTCGGCGCCACCGAAGCGCTCTGCCAGGGCGCGCAGCTGGACAGCCCGATAGAGATCGTGCGGTATTACGCCGAGCTGCTCAAGAGCTACCCGATGACCGAGGACCTCGGCAACATCGAGAGCCGCGGCATGCAGCACCACCGCTGGGTGGAGAAGGAAGCCGCAGGAGTGGTGGCGGCGATCATCGCCTACAACTACCCCAATCAGCTCGCGCTCGCGAAGCTGGCGCCCGCACTGGCCGCCGGCTGCACCCTGATCCTGAAATCGGCGCCGGACACCCCGCTGATCACGCTCGCGCTGGGCGAGCTGATCGCCAACCACACCGACATCCCCGCGGGGGTGGTGAATGTGCTCAGCGGGGCCGACCCCGAGGTCGGCGCCGCGCTGACCACGAGCCCTCAGGTGGACATGGTGACGTTCACCGGTTCGACGCCGACCGGGCGCCGGATCATGGCGGCGGCCAGCGAAACCCTGAAGAAGGTCTTCCTGGAACTGGGCGGCAAGTCGGCGGCGATCGTGCTCGACGACGCCGACTTCACCACCGCCGCGCTGTTCAGCGCGTTCAGCATGGTCACCCACGCCGGACAGGGCTGCGCGCTGACATCGCGGCTGCTGGTGCCCCGCAAGCACCACGACGAGATCGTCGAGCTGGTCAGAAACAACTTCGGTCTGGTGCGCTACGGCGATCCGGCCGCGGAAGGCACCTACATGGGGCCGCTGATCAGCAAGAAGCAGCGCGACAAGGTCGACGGGATGGTCCAGCGCGCGATCGAGGCCGGCGCGACACTGGTGACCGGCGGCGAGAAGGTCGACCCCGGCTACTTCTATACGCCGACGCTGCTGACCGATGTCGATCCGGACAGCGAGATCGCGCAGGAGGAGGTGTTCGGGCCCGTGCTCGTGGTGATCGCCTATGACGATGACGACGATGCGGTCCGGATCGCCAACAACTCCATCTACGGACTGTCGGGGGCCGTGTTCGGCAGTCAGGAGCGCGCGCTGGCGCTTGCGCGACGCATCCGCACGGGCACGTTCTCCATCAACGGCGGCAACTATTTCAGTCCTGACAGTCCGTTCGGCGGATACAAGCAGTCCGGCATCGGGCGCGAGATGGGCACGGCCGGCCTCGAGGAGTTCCTGGAGTCGAAGACGTTCGCAACGGTCGTGGGTTGA
- a CDS encoding CaiB/BaiF CoA transferase family protein, translated as MSRPLDGIRVLEVAMYGFVPSAGAVLREWGADVVKVEHAVTGDPQRGLRQTGLLRVEGDPNPNIEHANRGKRSIGLDMSVPEGNEVLRELARRADVFLTSFLPGHRQRFGIDVDDIRAVNPAIIYARGSALGPRGEESVKGGYDMTAFWCRAGTAATITPPGTAGMVGPPGPAYGDTISGTNLAGGIAAALLKRERTGEPSVVDVSLLGSGLWSLGHTVALTKHLGQRMEAFPPGVHGSPINPLVGLYPTADDRYISFVMMQPTKFWADVCKHMGLDELADDPRFATVESIAENTEAAAEILSETMSKRPLAEWSERFATLLGPWAPVQDTLQAVEDAQIRANEYLVQAGELELVANPVQFDVSAPQTGPAPGFAEQTDEILLELGLDWDRIIELKTAGAVT; from the coding sequence ATGAGCAGGCCGCTTGACGGTATCCGGGTCCTCGAAGTTGCGATGTACGGGTTCGTCCCGTCGGCGGGCGCGGTGCTGCGGGAGTGGGGCGCCGACGTCGTCAAGGTCGAGCACGCGGTGACCGGGGATCCACAGCGCGGGCTGCGGCAGACCGGGCTGCTGCGCGTCGAAGGCGACCCCAACCCCAACATCGAGCACGCCAACCGGGGCAAGCGCAGCATCGGCCTGGACATGTCGGTGCCCGAAGGAAACGAGGTGCTGAGGGAACTCGCCCGCCGCGCAGACGTCTTCCTGACCAGTTTCCTGCCGGGGCACCGGCAGCGGTTCGGTATCGACGTCGACGACATCCGGGCGGTGAACCCCGCCATCATCTACGCCAGGGGCAGCGCGCTCGGCCCCCGCGGCGAGGAATCGGTCAAGGGCGGTTACGACATGACCGCGTTCTGGTGCCGGGCGGGCACCGCGGCGACGATCACGCCGCCCGGTACGGCGGGCATGGTCGGACCGCCGGGGCCGGCCTACGGCGACACGATCTCGGGCACGAATCTGGCCGGCGGGATCGCCGCGGCACTGCTGAAGCGTGAGCGCACCGGCGAGCCGTCGGTGGTCGACGTCTCCCTGCTCGGTAGCGGGCTGTGGTCGCTCGGGCACACGGTCGCACTGACCAAACACCTGGGACAGCGCATGGAGGCTTTCCCGCCGGGGGTGCACGGGTCGCCGATCAACCCGCTCGTCGGGCTGTACCCGACCGCCGACGACCGCTACATCTCATTCGTGATGATGCAGCCCACCAAGTTCTGGGCCGACGTCTGTAAGCACATGGGTCTCGACGAACTCGCCGACGATCCGCGCTTCGCCACCGTGGAATCGATCGCGGAGAACACCGAGGCGGCGGCGGAAATTCTCTCCGAGACGATGTCGAAGCGTCCGCTCGCGGAGTGGAGCGAGCGGTTCGCGACGCTGCTCGGGCCATGGGCTCCGGTGCAGGACACCCTGCAGGCCGTGGAGGACGCGCAGATCCGGGCCAACGAGTACCTGGTACAGGCGGGGGAGCTCGAACTGGTCGCCAACCCGGTCCAGTTTGATGTCAGCGCGCCCCAAACCGGCCCCGCGCCCGGATTCGCCGAGCAAACTGACGAAATATTGCTGGAACTCGGCTTGGATTGGGATCGCATCATCGAGCTCAAGACGGCCGGCGCCGTCACCTAG
- a CDS encoding OB-fold domain-containing protein, whose protein sequence is MPYVASIGTYLPCWGAPRLRVPGDDEDAITLAVEAGRAALIPSGAVERVVLVSRDLPLLDSSNAAVLLAGLGLDPELEVDERLGGAPATLDAISSARPRTLIIGTDVNPAGAAAILTAERGLQVRTAARVARSLPVRTRKATGDVHDYGDPRLLHERGLIASLEAAWLDTPVAVAGVDPAWAAELTIGSSPPLPTTGASASLFALAGMSERHSTGPLVAVEQASLSGMTVIGGVAELHRREPPARPQPEGTVVAEAEIPISLAAYERAFEAKVRWEAGRHPDSEELDFPPRYRLADSGALSTGYELIPLPRTGTVYTETTVHIPVPGLRSPYSLVIVELDGVGVRALVKVTGAEPGSVHIGTRGRLALRRVAMRSGVPDYGYMFEPESAAA, encoded by the coding sequence ATGCCTTACGTCGCCTCGATCGGCACATACCTGCCGTGTTGGGGCGCGCCTCGACTACGCGTGCCCGGCGACGACGAGGACGCAATCACCCTGGCCGTCGAGGCGGGGCGGGCGGCGCTGATCCCCAGCGGGGCCGTTGAGCGGGTGGTGTTGGTCAGCCGTGATCTGCCGTTGCTGGACAGCAGCAACGCGGCGGTGCTGCTGGCTGGGCTCGGTCTCGACCCGGAGCTCGAGGTCGACGAACGCCTCGGCGGTGCGCCCGCGACGCTCGACGCGATCAGTTCGGCGCGTCCGCGGACGCTGATCATCGGCACCGATGTGAACCCGGCCGGGGCGGCCGCGATTCTCACCGCGGAGCGCGGACTGCAGGTGCGTACCGCGGCCCGCGTGGCGCGCAGCCTGCCGGTGCGCACGCGTAAGGCGACCGGGGATGTACACGATTACGGCGACCCTCGGCTCCTGCACGAACGCGGGCTCATCGCCTCGCTGGAAGCGGCCTGGCTCGACACCCCAGTCGCGGTTGCGGGCGTCGACCCGGCATGGGCGGCCGAGCTGACGATCGGAAGTTCACCCCCGCTTCCCACCACCGGCGCGAGTGCCAGCTTGTTCGCGTTGGCCGGCATGTCCGAACGGCACTCGACGGGCCCGCTGGTCGCCGTCGAACAGGCGAGCCTGTCGGGGATGACGGTCATCGGCGGTGTCGCCGAGTTGCACCGGCGCGAGCCGCCCGCGCGTCCCCAGCCCGAGGGAACGGTCGTCGCTGAGGCCGAGATTCCGATTTCGCTCGCCGCCTATGAGCGGGCCTTCGAAGCGAAGGTGCGCTGGGAGGCTGGAAGACACCCCGACTCCGAAGAGCTGGACTTCCCGCCCCGCTACCGGTTGGCCGACAGCGGCGCCCTGTCGACCGGTTACGAATTGATTCCGTTGCCGCGCACCGGAACCGTCTATACCGAGACGACCGTGCACATCCCGGTACCCGGCCTGCGGTCGCCCTACTCGCTGGTGATCGTAGAACTCGACGGAGTCGGCGTGCGGGCGCTGGTGAAGGTGACGGGCGCTGAACCGGGATCGGTCCACATCGGTACCCGCGGCCGGTTGGCGCTGCGCCGCGTGGCCATGCGGTCCGGGGTCCCCGACTACGGCTACATGTTCGAGCCGGAATCGGCGGCGGCATGA
- a CDS encoding thiolase C-terminal domain-containing protein, with amino-acid sequence MRRVAIVGAGMTAFGEHFALGLKDLLPMAFADCAAGVDKGLKKSDLQAAWFGAMGTADGFPSGILADMLGLPELPVTRIENSCATGNDAIRNALFGVASGAFDVALVMGADKLRDTTSRDMLWEWEAMARDMAWDYPLGVVSPAGFALHVRRYLHESPATEEHLAMVAVKNHRHGANNPKARLRFEITMEQALQAPIVVTPFRLYDCAPQSDGAAALVLAAEDVVDRFTNRPVWIRGVGLGLDSVMHQHKADMTTMPATVRAAKQAFEMASLVPGDVHVAEVHDFFTGIELISYEDLGFAERFGGHKLVEAEVTTIGGGLPVNPSGGLKAKGHPPGATGVAQCVELFAQLRGEAVNQVDGARIGLAHNIGGPTAVAAVTILEGDGNGAR; translated from the coding sequence ATGAGACGAGTCGCGATCGTCGGCGCCGGAATGACCGCGTTCGGTGAGCATTTCGCACTTGGGCTCAAGGATCTGCTGCCGATGGCGTTCGCCGACTGCGCGGCCGGCGTCGACAAGGGCCTGAAGAAGTCGGACCTGCAGGCCGCCTGGTTCGGCGCGATGGGCACCGCCGACGGTTTCCCGTCAGGCATCTTGGCCGACATGCTCGGGCTGCCCGAGCTGCCGGTGACCCGCATCGAAAATTCCTGCGCCACAGGCAACGACGCGATCCGCAACGCACTGTTCGGTGTCGCCTCCGGGGCGTTCGACGTCGCGCTGGTCATGGGCGCCGACAAACTTCGCGACACCACGTCACGAGACATGCTGTGGGAGTGGGAGGCGATGGCCCGGGACATGGCCTGGGACTACCCACTCGGCGTGGTCTCGCCCGCCGGATTCGCGTTGCACGTCCGTCGTTACCTGCACGAGTCGCCGGCGACCGAAGAGCACCTCGCCATGGTCGCCGTGAAAAACCACCGGCACGGCGCTAACAATCCCAAGGCGCGGCTGCGATTCGAGATCACGATGGAACAGGCGCTGCAAGCGCCGATCGTCGTCACCCCGTTCCGGCTTTACGACTGCGCCCCGCAGAGCGATGGCGCCGCCGCCCTGGTGCTCGCCGCGGAAGACGTCGTGGACCGATTCACGAACCGGCCGGTGTGGATTCGTGGAGTGGGACTGGGCCTCGACTCCGTGATGCATCAACACAAAGCGGACATGACCACGATGCCCGCGACGGTGCGGGCCGCCAAGCAGGCGTTTGAGATGGCCAGTCTTGTTCCTGGCGATGTTCATGTGGCAGAAGTTCACGATTTCTTCACGGGGATCGAATTGATCAGCTATGAAGATCTCGGATTCGCCGAGAGGTTCGGGGGCCACAAACTCGTCGAAGCGGAAGTGACGACCATCGGCGGAGGGTTGCCCGTGAACCCGAGCGGAGGGCTGAAGGCCAAGGGGCATCCGCCCGGCGCGACCGGCGTCGCGCAGTGCGTCGAGTTGTTCGCACAGCTTCGCGGCGAAGCCGTGAACCAGGTGGACGGTGCGCGGATCGGCCTTGCCCATAACATTGGCGGGCCAACCGCGGTGGCGGCGGTGACCATCCTGGAAGGAGACGGCAATGGCGCAAGGTAG
- a CDS encoding MlaE family ABC transporter permease: MAQGSGPERWSAGLPPLRNLAGPMQAVGALFAMSADAVRFVFRRPFQWREFLEQCWFIARVSLAPTLLVAIPFTVLVSFTLNILLRELGAADLSGAGAAFGAVTQVGPIVTVLIVAGAGATAMCADLGSRTIREEIDAMEVLGINPVQRLVTPRMLASGLVALLLNSLVVIIGILGGYTFSVFIQDVNPGAFAAGITLLTGVPEVIISCVKAALFGLIAGLVACFRGLTITGGGAKAVGNAVNETVVYAFMALFVINVVVTAIGIRMTTG, encoded by the coding sequence ATGGCGCAAGGTAGCGGGCCGGAGCGGTGGTCTGCGGGTCTGCCGCCGTTGCGGAATTTGGCGGGTCCGATGCAGGCCGTCGGGGCGTTGTTCGCGATGTCGGCGGATGCGGTGCGGTTTGTGTTTCGTCGGCCGTTTCAGTGGCGTGAGTTTTTGGAGCAGTGCTGGTTCATTGCGCGGGTGTCGTTGGCGCCGACATTGTTGGTCGCGATTCCGTTCACGGTGTTGGTCAGTTTCACGCTCAACATCTTGTTGCGGGAGTTGGGGGCTGCCGATCTGAGCGGTGCGGGTGCGGCGTTCGGTGCGGTGACGCAGGTGGGTCCGATCGTGACGGTGTTGATCGTGGCCGGGGCGGGGGCCACGGCGATGTGTGCTGATCTGGGGTCGCGCACGATCCGCGAGGAGATCGACGCGATGGAGGTGCTGGGCATCAACCCGGTGCAGCGGTTGGTGACGCCTCGGATGCTGGCCTCAGGGCTGGTGGCGTTGTTGCTCAACAGCTTGGTGGTGATCATCGGGATCCTGGGTGGTTACACGTTTTCGGTGTTCATTCAGGATGTGAACCCGGGCGCGTTCGCGGCGGGGATCACGCTGTTGACGGGGGTGCCCGAGGTGATCATCTCGTGCGTGAAGGCGGCGCTGTTCGGGTTGATCGCCGGGCTGGTGGCCTGTTTTCGGGGGTTGACGATCACCGGGGGTGGAGCCAAGGCGGTGGGTAACGCGGTCAACGAGACGGTGGTGTATGCGTTCATGGCGTTGTTCGTGATCAACGTGGTCGTCACGGCCATCGGTATCCGGATGACGACGGGCTAG